In Panicum virgatum strain AP13 chromosome 4N, P.virgatum_v5, whole genome shotgun sequence, a single window of DNA contains:
- the LOC120670516 gene encoding MADS-box transcription factor 13-like isoform X2, protein MWVQMLQNTNRVTCCLQISFWLILFGFIPLHQILLKLQETELQNDHMNLRTKIEEGEQQLQQVTVARSAATQVQS, encoded by the exons ATGTGG GTCCAGATGTTGCAGAACACTAACAG AGTGACCTGCTGTCTGCAGATATCATTTTGGCTAATCCTGTTTGGATTCATTCCTTTGCATCAAATATTGCTGAAACTGCAGGAGACTGAGCTCCAGAATGACCACATGAACCTCAGAACTAAG ATTGAGGAGGGAGAGCAACAGCTGCAGCAGGTGACCGTGGCCCGGTCTGCCGCCACGCAAGTGCAGAGCTGA
- the LOC120670516 gene encoding uncharacterized protein LOC120670516 isoform X1 codes for MHFMVLGFDQRRAMNLRRTHEEPRLGEDGLDSCALGAKIRSDEGQEPVTSRSPVAEGAHVQMLQNTNRVTCCLQISFWLILFGFIPLHQILLKLQETELQNDHMNLRTKIEEGEQQLQQVTVARSAATQVQS; via the exons ATGCACTTTATGGTGCTGGGATTCGACCAGAGGAGGGCCATGAACCTGCGCCGCACCCATGAGGAGCCCAGATTGGGAGAGGATGGCCTCGATTCGTGCGCTTTAGGTGCCAAGATTCGATCCGACGAGGGCCAGGAACCAGTGACGTCAAGGAGTCCGGTGGCGGAGGGTGCCCAT GTCCAGATGTTGCAGAACACTAACAG AGTGACCTGCTGTCTGCAGATATCATTTTGGCTAATCCTGTTTGGATTCATTCCTTTGCATCAAATATTGCTGAAACTGCAGGAGACTGAGCTCCAGAATGACCACATGAACCTCAGAACTAAG ATTGAGGAGGGAGAGCAACAGCTGCAGCAGGTGACCGTGGCCCGGTCTGCCGCCACGCAAGTGCAGAGCTGA